The following are from one region of the Siniperca chuatsi isolate FFG_IHB_CAS linkage group LG21, ASM2008510v1, whole genome shotgun sequence genome:
- the LOC122868750 gene encoding myosin heavy chain, fast skeletal muscle-like — MSSDAEMAQYGPAAIFLRKPEKERVEAQNRPFDARTACFVPDAKELYIKGVIQKREGGQVTVKTEADETVTVKEEDCHPMNPPKYDKIEDMAMMTHLNEPSVLFNLKDRYAAWMIYTYSGLFCATVNPYKWLPVYDPQVVAAYRGKKRMEAPPHIFSVSDNAYQNMLTDRENQSVLITGESGAGKTVNTKRVIQYFATIAVAGGDKKEHSSGKMQGTLEDQIISANPLLEAFGNAKTVRNDNSSRFGKFIRIHFGTTGKLASADIETYLLEKSRVTFQLSEERSYHIFYQILTGHKPELIEMLLITTNPYDFPMISQGQISVASIDDKEELVATDTATDVLGFTNEEKVSIYKLTGAVLHYGNMKFKQKQREEQAEPDGTEVADKVAFLMGLNSADLLKGLCYPRVKVGNEYVTKGQTVPQVTNAVGALAKSVYEKMFLWMVIRINEMLDTKQPRQFFIGVLDIAGFEIFDFNSMEQLCINFTNEKLQQFFNHHMFVLEQEEYKKEGIDWEFIDFGMDLAACIELIEKPMGIFSILEEECMFPKASDTSFKNKLYDQHLGKNNAFQKPKVVKGKPEAHFSLVHYAGTVDYNITGWLEKNKDPLNESVVQLYQKSPMKLLSFLYASFSGAEAESGGDAGGGKGGKKGGKKKGGSFQTVSAVFRENLGKLMTNLRSTHPHFVRCLIPNEIKTPGIMDNHLVIHQLRCNGVLEGIRICRKGFPSRILYADFKQRYRILNASAIPEGQFIDGKKASEKLLGSIDVDHTQYRFGSTKVFFKAGLLGTLEELRDEKLASLVTQTQALCRGYLMRKEFSKLIAQKDCVWILQYNLRSFMNVKHWPWMKLFFKIKPLLKSAETEKEMATMKEDFVKCKEDLAKSESKRKEIEEKMVSLLQEKNNLLLQVQADSENLCDAEERCEGLIKSKIQLEAKLKEVAERLEDEEEMAAELTAKKRKLEDECSELKKDIDDLEITLAKVEKEKHATENKVKNLMEELAGQDENIGKLTKEKRALQEAHQQALDDLQAEEDKVNSLTKAKSKLEQQVDDLEGSLEQEKKIRLDLERAKRKLEGDLKLTQESLMDLENDKQQSEERIKKKEFENNQLLSNISDEQTINNQLQKKMKELHARIEELEEEVEAERAVRAKIEKQRSDLSREIEEISERLEEAGGATAAQIEMNKKREAEFLKLRRDLEESTLHHEATTAALRKKQADSMAELGEQIDNLQRIKQKMEKEKSEMKMEIDDLTINMETVAKAKVNLEKTCRSLEDQLMELKTKNDENMRQMTDLTNQRARFQTENAEFSRQMEERESLISQLTRGKQGFTTKIDELKRLIEEETKAKNSLAHSLQSARHDCDLIREQFEEEQEAKAELQRSLSKANTEVALWRNKYETDAIQRNEELEEAKKKLAQRLQEAEEQIEAVNSKCASLEKTKQRLQNEMEDLMVDVERSHSLAATLDKKQRNFDKILAEWKQKYEESQAELESTQKESRSLSTELFKLKNSYEEALDHLESMKRENKNLQQEISDLTEQLGESGKTIHELEKFKKQVETEKYDMQTALEESEATLEQEESKILRVQMELNQMKAEVDRKVVEKDEEIDQLKKNSQRVMESMQATLDAEVRSRNDALRVKKKMEGDLNEMEIQLSHANRQAAESQKQLRNIQGQLKDAQIHLDDSTRGLDDMKEQVAMMERRTALMQAEVEELRAVVEQTERSRKMAEQELTDASERAGLLHSQNTSLLNTKKKLEADVTQLHTEIEEAVQEARNAEEKAKKAITDAAVMAEELRKEQDTSAHLERMKKNLEVTVKDLQHRLDEAENVAMKGGKKQLQKLEARVRELESELEAEQKRSTEAIKGVRKYERKVKELTYQSEEDKKNNIRLQDLVDKLQNKMKAYKRHAEEAEEQSNMHMARFRKAQHELEEAEERADVAESLANKMRAKSREKGTKAQEGQGE; from the exons ATGAGCAGTGATGCCGAGATGGCCCAGTATGGGCCGGCGGCCATCTTTCTCCGCAAACCTGAGAAGGAGAGAGTTGAGGCTCAGAACCGACCGTTTGATGCCAGAACAGCCTGCTTTGTGCCCGATGCCAAGGAGCTGTACATCAAAGGTGTCATCCAGAAGAGAGAAGGTGGCCAAGTCACTGTGAAGACTGAAGCTGATGAG ACTGTAACAGTCAAGGAGGAAGATTGTCATCCTATGAATCCACCAAAGTACGACAAGATTGAGGACATGGCCATGATGACCCACCTCAATGAGCCCTCTGTGCTGTTTAACCTCAAAGATCGTTATGCAGCATGGATGATTTAT ACCTACTCTGGGCTCTTCTGTGCCACTGTAAACCCCTACAAGTGGCTGCCGGTGTACGACCCACAGGTCGTGGCGGCCTACAGAGGGAAAAAGCGCATGGAGGCCCCGCCAcatattttctctgtctctgataATGCATATCAAAATATGCTTACAG ATCGTGAGAACCAGTCTGTCCTGATTAC TGGAGAATCTGGTGCAGGGAAGACTGTCAACACTAAACGTGTCATCCAGTACTTTGCGACAATCGCAGTGGCTGGTGGTGACAAGAAAGAGCACTCGTCTGGCAAAATGCAG GGGACGCTGGAAGATCAAATTATTTCAGCGAACCCTTTGCTGGAGGCTTTTGGGAATGCCAAGACTGTAAGGAATGACAACTCCTCACGATTT GGCAAATTCATCAGAATTCACTTTGGAACCACAGGAAAACTGGCTTCTGCTGATATTGAAACCT ATTTGCTGGAGAAGTCGAGAGTGACTTTCCAGTTGTCTGAAGAGAGGAGCTACCACATCTTCTATCAGATACTGACTGGCCACAAACCAGAGCTTATAG AAATGCTTCTCATAACAACAAACCCATATGACTTCCCCATGATAAGTCAGGGGCAGATCTCTGTGGCCAGCATCGACGACAAGGAAGAGCTGGTGGCCACAGAT ACTGCCACTGATGTCTTGGGCTTCACCAACGAAGAAAAAGTCTCCATCTACAAGCTAACTGGTgctgtgttgcattatgggaacaTGAAGTTCAAGCAGAAGCAGCGGGAGGAGCAGGCGGAGCCCGATGGCACTGAGG TGGCAGACAAAGTCGCTTTCCTCATGGGTCTGAATTCTGCTGACTTGTTGAAAGGCCTTTGCTACCCCAGAGTGAAAGTGGGGAATGAATATGTCACCAAGGGCCAGACAGTCCCCCAG GTCACCAATGCAGTTGGTGCTCTGGCCAAGTCTGTCTATGAGAAGATGTTCTTATGGATGGTTATACGAATCAATGAGATGCTGGACACAAAGCAACCAAGACAGTTCTTCATTGGAGTGTTAGACATCGCTggatttgaaatatttgat TTCAACAGCATGGAGCAACTCTGCATTAATTTCACCAATGAGAAGCTGCAACAGTTTTTCAACCACCACATGTTTGTACTGGAGCAAGAAGAATACAAGAAAGAGGGAATTGACTGGGAGTTCATTGACTTTGGTATGGACTTGGCAGCCTGCATTGAGCTCATTGAAAAG CCAATGGGTATCTTCTCCATCCTTGAAGAGGAGTGTATGTTCCCCAAGGCCTCAGACACTTCTTTTAAGAACAAACTCTACGACCAGCATCTTGGAAAAAATAACGCTTTCCAAAAGCCAAAAGTTGTCAAAGGCAAGCCTGAGGCTCACTTCTCCCTGGTGCACTACGCCGGTACTGTGGACTACAACATCACCGGCTGGCTGGAGAAGAACAAAGACCCTCTGAACGAGTCGGTGGTGCAGCTTTACCAGAAGTCACCAATGAAATTGCTGTCTTTCTTGTATGCTTCATTTTCTGGTGCTGAAGCAG AATCGGGTGGTGATGCTGGAGGTGGCAAAGgtggaaagaaaggaggaaagaagaagggTGGCTCGTTTCAGACGGTGTCTGCTGTTTTCAGG GAAAATCTCGGAAAATTAATGACCAACTTGAGGAGCACCCACCCTCACTTTGTGCGTTGCCTGATTCCAAATGAGATTAAAACACCAG GTATCATGGACAATCACTTGGTCATTCACCAGCTGCGCTGTAACGGTGTGCTGGAGGGTATCAGGATCTGTAGGAAGGGATTCCCCAGCAGGATTCTTTATGCTGACTTCAAGCAGAG ATACAGAATACTAAATGCCAGTGCAATCCCTGAGGGACAGTTCATCGATGGAAAGAAAGCTTCTGAGAAGCTTCTTGGTTCAATTGACGTTGACCACACACAGTACAGATTCGGGTCTACAAAG GTCTTCTTCAAAGCTGGCTTACTTGGCACTCTGGAGGAGCTGCGAGATGAAAAACTAGCTTCTCTCGTGACCCAGACTCAAGCGCTGTGTCGTGGTTATCTCATGAGAAAAGAATTCTCCAAATTAATTGCACAAAA AGATTGTGTCTGGATTCTGCAATATAACTTGCGCTCGTTCATGAATGTGAAACACTGGCCATGGATGAAGCTGTTCTTTAAAATAAAGCCACTTCTGAAGAGTGCAGAAACCGAAAAGGAGATGGCGACCATGAAAGAGGACTTCGTCAAATGTAAGGAGGATCTGGCAAAGTCAGAGTCCAAGAGAAAGGAGATTGAAGAGAAAATGGTTTCTCTtttgcaggaaaaaaataaccTCCTCCTGCAAGTACAAGCT GACTCAGAAAATCTTTGCGATGCAGAGGAGAGATGTGAAGGCTTGATCAAGAGCAAAATCCAGCTCGAGGCCAAACTCAAAGAGGTGGCTGAGAGACTcgaggatgaggaggaaatgGCCGCAGAATTGACCGCCAAGAAGCGGAAGCTCGAAGACGAATGCTCTGAGCTTAAAAAAGACATTGATGACCTGGAGATAACCCTGGCTAAagtggagaaggagaaacaTGCCACAGAAAACAAG GTTAAAAACCTAATGGAGGAGCTGGCAGGTCAGGATGAAAACATTGGCAAACTGACCAAGGAGAAGAGAGCCCTTCAAGAGGCACATCAGCAGGCACTGGATGATCTTCAAGCTGAGGAAGACAAAGTCAACTCTCTGACCAAAGCCAAGTCTAAGCTTGAACAGCAAGTGGATGAT CTTGAGGGTTCATTGGAGCAAGAAAAGAAGATCCGCCTGGACCTCGAAAGAGCCAAGAGGAAGCTTGAGGGGGATCTGAAACTTACACAAGAATCCCTGATGGACCtagaaaatgacaaacaacaaTCTGAGGAGAGGATTAAGAA AAAAGAATTTGAAAACAACCAGCTGCTCAGCAACATTTCAGACGAGCAAACAATTAATAACCAGCTTCAAAAGAAGATGAAGGAGCTCCAT GCTCGTATTGAAGAACTAGAGGAAGAAGTCGAGGCAGAACGAGCTGTCCGGGCAAAGATCGAGAAGCAGAGGTCTGACCTCTCCAGGGAGATCGAGGAGATCAGCGAGAGGCTGGAGGAGGCCGGTGGAGCCACCGCCGCTCAGATCGAGATGAACAAGAAGCGCGAAGCTGAGTTCCTCAAACTGCGGCGTGACCTAGAGGAGTCCACGCTGCACCACGAGGCCACGACCGCTGCACTGCGCAAGAAGCAGGCGGACAGCATGGCCGAGCTGGGAGAACAGATCGACAACCTCCAGAGAAtcaaacagaaaatggaaaaggaaaagagtgAAATGAAGATGGAGATTGATGATTTGACCATTAATATGGAAACAGTTGCAAAAGCCAAG GTCAACCTGGAGAAAACGTGTCGTTCACTTGAAGATCAGCTTATGGAGCTAAAGACCAAGAATGATGAAAACATGCGACAGATGACTGATCTTACCAATCAGAGGGCCCGTTTTCAAACTGAGAATG CTGAATTTTCCAGACaaatggaagagagagagagtctcatTTCCCAGCTGACGAGAGGAAAACAGGGATTCACAACAAAAATTGACGAGTTAAAAAGACTGATTGAGGAGGAAACAAAG GCTAAGAACAGCTTGGCTCACAGTTTACAGTCAGCCCGTCATGACTGTGATCTCATCCGTGAGCAGtttgaggaggagcaggaggccaAAGCTGAGCTGCAGCGCAGTTTGTCAAAAGCAAACACTGAGGTGGCTCTGTGGAGGAACAAATATGAGACTGATGCCATCCAACGCAATGAAGAGCTTGAGGAAGCAAA GAAAAAGCTCGCCCAGCGTCTCCAAGAGGCTGAAGAACAAATCGAAGCAGTGAATTCAAAGTGTGCCTCACTGGAGAAAACTAAACAGCGACTTCAAAATGAGATGGAGGATCTCATGGTCGATGTGGAAAGGTCCCACAGCTTAGCTGCCACCCTCGACAAGAAGCAGAGAAACTTTGACAAG ATTCTAGCTGAGTGGAAGCAGAAGTATGAGGAGTCTCAGGCAGAGCTGGAAAGCACTCAGAAAGAATCTCGATCTCTGAGCACTGAGCTTTTCAAACTGAAGAACTCCTACGAAGAAGCCCTGGATCATCTGGAGTCGAtgaagagggaaaacaaaaacctgCAAC AGGAGATCTCAGACCTGACAGAACAACTTGGGGAGAGTGGAAAGACAATTCATGAACTGGAGAAATTCAAGAAgcaggtggagacagaaaaatatgacATGCAAACTGCGCTGGAAGAATCTGAG gcCACCCTGGAACAAGAGGAGTCTAAGATCCTGCGTGTACAGATGGAGCTGAACCAGATGAAGGCTGAAGTTGACAGAAAAGTGGTGGAGAAAGACGAGGAGATCGACCAGCTGAAGAAGAACAGCCAGAGAGTGATGGAGTCAATGCAGGCCACTCTGGATGCTGAGGTCCGCAGCAGGAACGACGCCCTGAGAGTGAAGAAAAAGATGGAGGGGGACCTCAACGAGATGGAGATCCAGCTGAGCCATGCGAACAGGCAGGCGGCCGAGTCCCAGAAACAACTGAGGAACATTCAGGGTCAACTCAAG GACGCCCAAATCCACCTGGATGATTCTACCAGAGGGCTGGATGACATGAAGGAGCAGGTAGCCATGATGGAGCGTAGAACGGCCTTGATGCAGGCTGAGGTAGAAGAGCTTCGAGCAGTTGTGGAGCAGACGGAGCGGAGCCGCAAAATGGCTGAGCAGGAACTGACTGATGCAAGTGAGCGTGCGGGACTTCTACATTCTCAG AACACCAGTCTTCTAAACACCAAAAAGAAGCTTGAGGCTGATGTAACTCAACTTCACACTGAGATAGAGGAAGCCGTTCAAGAGGCCAGGAATGCCGAGGAGAAGGCCAAGAAAGCCATTACTGAC GCTGCCGTGATGGCTGAAGAGTTGAGGAAAGAGCAGGACACCAGCGCTCACctggagaggatgaagaagaaccTGGAGGTCACAGTGAAAGACCTGCAGCACCGCTTAGATGAGGCTGAAAATGTAGCCATGAAGGGCGGAAAGAAGCAGCTTCAGAAACTGGAGGCTAGG